The Brachyspira hyodysenteriae ATCC 27164 sequence ATTTTAGCAGCAGTATATTCGGCAGTACCTTTAGCTATGCCTGTAGCAGCTAAATTAAGGAAGTCTGTACCAAATAAACTATTATCAAGCCATACATTTAATACTATAAACCATAATGAAATGTCAAATAAAGCAAGACCTACAACAGTAAGTCCCATAACAGCACCAGAACGGAAAGCTATTGTTAAACCTTCATTTAAAGACTTGCTAGCAGCATTTGCAGTTCTAGCAGATGCATAAGTAGCAGTTTTCATACCTAAGAAACCAGACAAAGTAGAGAAGAAACCGCCTGTTAAGAAACCTATAGGAATGAAAGGGTTTTGCACTTTTAATGCATAAGAAAGAATAGCAAAAATAATGAAAGCTCCAGCAAAGAAGAAAGCTATAACTTTATACTGTTGTTTAAGATAAGCTATAGCACCTGAGCGTACATGTGAAGCTATTTCTTTCATAGTTTCATTACCTTCATCTTGTTTACGCATCCATTTATAGAAATAGAAGGCAAACGCTAGTGTCAAAATTGCCGCTGATATTGTAAAAAAGCGGGCGTTTTCAGCTAATATTTCATAATTCATACACATACCCTATTTTTTTGAATTTTGTTAGATTTTGTACAGTTATTGATTATAACCCAAATTGTATAAATTGTCAATTGATTTTTACGGTATTTTTAATACATACTAGACCTATATTGTATTTTTTTCACACTATTAATTTATACATTATATACTAAAAAATTACATTATATTATTGAAAAAAAATAAACTATTATTATAATGTTAACATTATCTAATAAAATAAAATATTATATTCGGAGTATCATATGAAAATATTGTTCATACGCCATGGTCAAACTCAATTAAATGCTGAAGGAAGATGGCTTGGTTCTACCGATGCTCCATTATCTGAAGCTGGTAAAGAAGTATTAATTAATAAAAAAAATATAATAGAAAAATATAAGCCTGTTCAAAAACTATATTGTAGCCCTATGAAAAGATGCCTAGAAACAGCTGATATATATTTTAATGATATGGATAAAAAAGTTATAGACGATTTGAGAGAAAGATGTTTCGGGGATTTTGAGGGCAAAAACCATGATGAATTAAAAAATAATCCTTACTATAAAGAATTTTTCAGAACTAATTGGAAAAGCAATGTACCAAATGGTGAAACTTCTGAAAATTTCTTTAATAGAACAGAAAATGCTTACTTCTATATAATAGAAGATATGAAAAAAAATAATTTAGATTATACCGCTATTGTAACCCATGGTGGTGTTATTATGTCTATATTCAGCAGATATGATAATCAAAAATTAAATTTTTATGATTATCTTTTACAAAATGGAAGCGGATATTATGCAGAAATAGATGATAAAAATAATATAAATATTATAGAAAAGTTATAATTTTACGATGATTATTAGTAATAACTTTTTTGGAATAAACAACATGAAAATATTATTAATACTTCCTATATCTTTTCTTTTAAATATATTTATAAAAAACATTAAATTTGATCCTTTTGTTTTTATATCAAGGCTTCATTTTATAGCTGAAGATTTATTCAGAAAAAAAGGAAATGCTGAAAATAAAATATTAGCTTCTATAATAGGAATATTATCATCTTTGATACTCATAGCAATATGTTTTTTAATTCCTTTCTTTCTTTTAATGCTTTTATACAAAGTACATTTTATATTAGGATTAATAATAGAACTTGCACTATGTTATATAACATTAGGTATTAGAAAGCCTTTGGAAATAAGTTCATATATATATCATAGTTTAATAATAGGCGATATAAAAAAAGCTAAGTCTCTTTTGAAAGAAAATGCTGAAGTGGATGCTGATGATATTGAAGATGAACAAATGATAAAAAATACAATAGAATATACTATAATAAGCATTGCTGAAGATTATATATACCCTGCTATATTTTTACTATTAGGAGGAGCTCCTTTATGTATAGCATATAAAGTTATTTATGTGCTTTCTGAAAGTTCTTCTGATACTATATATTTAGATGAAAATAAAACTGATGATATATTTGGAATATTTAATATTAAATTATGCTATATATTAAATATAATACCCTCATTCTTTACTGCTTTAATTTGTATTATCACATCTATATTCTTCAAATATGAATATAAAAATGCAATTTCTGTTTTGAAAAAAGACGGTAAAACTAATAAGGCAAGATTAGAAGCAGGAATTGCGGGACCTATGAATATAGAACTTGGAGGTGAATATATAAAAGATGGGGAAATATTCGACAGACCATTGGTTGGTGAATATTTAGAAGATTTAAATCCTAATCATATAGAAAAAGCTAATAAATTTATATTAACTTCTGCTATATTTGCTTTAGCAGCATTGATAATCATCAAGCTTATTTCTATGCTCATATCTTCAATATTTTAAAATGATAAATAAAAAATATAATTATAGGCTTTAAATAATATAATATTGATTATTATTTAAAGCCTATATTTTTTATACTAACTATTCATTTTGATAAACTGCTTTACTTACTAAATTATCATTCTTTAAATTCGTATTATAAAATATAAATAAAAACAAAATAGCTAATATTAACTGTGATGCAGGTACAGCAAACCAAACACCATTAAGTTTCAAGAATAAAGGAAGTATCAATATACATAAAGGACTTACAAGAAAAGGATCTATATATGTTAAAAGCGTAGAATATATGCTTTCTCCTGATGAATAAAAATATGCAGTTCCAAGTCTTACTATAGGCTGAAATATAAAACCTGATGATATTATAGGAAGCCCCAAACTTATTATAGCATTAGTTTCTATAGATGCCCCAAATAATATTCCAAGTTTATTTCTAAAAATCAATACTATTATTATAAGAAAAGCTCCAAGTATAATATCAAATAATATACCTTTTTTAAATACTTTTCTCATAAGATCATTTCTGCATGCACCTTTAAAATAACTTATCATAGGCTGACAGCCCTCTGCAACTCCCTCAAATAAATGCAAAATAGAGCCGTATATATAATTCATTACAGAGTATGCAGTAGTTCCTAAATATCCGCCGTATTTGATGCATTGAAGATTATTAAATATCACTATAAGAGAAGGAGCCATAACCAAACCAAATGGAGATAATCCTATTTGCAAAGCTCTCTTTGTCATAGATAAATCAAAATCTGATAATCTTATTTTTGTTCTGTTTTTCTTTCTTATAAATAAATAATAAACAGCTATCAAAGCAACTAATCCTTGAGCTATTATTGTAGCTAAAGCAGCACCAAACATTTCTAATCTAAACACCATTAAAAATAAATAATCAAGAATAATATTTGTTATAAGTCCAACTCCCATAAAACTCATGGCATGAATAGTTTTTCCTGAATTTCTTATTATAGGCATGCTTCCAAATGATATTATTTGAAAACTGCCTCCTAAAATTATAGTAGTAATATATGAATCAGCCTGTTTAAATACCTCATCTCTTGCACCAAGTAAATATATAAGACTGTTTTTTAATAAAAGAAGAACAATAGTTAATATTATACTAGCTAATATTAAAGAAATAAAAGTATTTACTTTAGCCCTATTAAATCCTTCTATATTACCCTCTCCAAGATATGTTGACATTATAACAGAGCCTCCCATACCAAGCATAATAGCTACTGCCATAAGCAAAGTACCTATAGGATAAACTAAATTAATCGCAGTAAGCCCAATATCTCCCATAGAATTGCCAACGAAAAAACCGTCTACAACTATATAAAATCCTCCAAGCATAGTTGATACTATAGCAGGTAAAACATATTTGAAAAAAGACTTATCCATTTTTTGAATATTCATCATAATAAACTCCTTTAAAATATAGTCTTATTTCGTACTATTAGTAATAGAGTATTATATACATGTTTATTTGTTTGTCAATAGAAAAAGTACGATTTTTTACTTTTTTATTAATATTGAAATATTTAACTTTTAATATATATTTAAAATTATTAATATAAAGAGGAAAGAATTATGACTAAATATAATATAAAATTTTACTTTCTAATATTAATATTATATATAGTATCTTCTTCTTTCATATTTTTTGATGATGGAGGAAATATAAAATTTATACCATATACTTCACTGCCAGATAATATTCAGGAATTTGTAAATACATACTTTAGCGAATATGAAGTACATAGTGCTGCTGTTTCATCTCATTATATAGTTATTTTCAAAGGCGGTTCATCAATAAATTTTAATATAAAAGGCGAATGGACTTCAATAATAGGAAATAGAAAAATTATACCAATTAATATAGCTTCAAAATTTATTGATGCTAAAATAATGAATATTATAAAAAATAAATATACAACTATAAATAATATAAATAAAAAAAGTAAAGGATATGAATTCAAAGTAGATGATGCATATTATATTTATATAGATTATGAAGGAAATATTTTAAAAACCAAGAAAGCC is a genomic window containing:
- a CDS encoding PepSY-like domain-containing protein, with the translated sequence MTKYNIKFYFLILILYIVSSSFIFFDDGGNIKFIPYTSLPDNIQEFVNTYFSEYEVHSAAVSSHYIVIFKGGSSINFNIKGEWTSIIGNRKIIPINIASKFIDAKIMNIIKNKYTTINNINKKSKGYEFKVDDAYYIYIDYEGNILKTKKA
- a CDS encoding cobalamin biosynthesis protein CobD/CbiB; this encodes MKILLILPISFLLNIFIKNIKFDPFVFISRLHFIAEDLFRKKGNAENKILASIIGILSSLILIAICFLIPFFLLMLLYKVHFILGLIIELALCYITLGIRKPLEISSYIYHSLIIGDIKKAKSLLKENAEVDADDIEDEQMIKNTIEYTIISIAEDYIYPAIFLLLGGAPLCIAYKVIYVLSESSSDTIYLDENKTDDIFGIFNIKLCYILNIIPSFFTALICIITSIFFKYEYKNAISVLKKDGKTNKARLEAGIAGPMNIELGGEYIKDGEIFDRPLVGEYLEDLNPNHIEKANKFILTSAIFALAALIIIKLISMLISSIF
- a CDS encoding MATE family efflux transporter — translated: MMNIQKMDKSFFKYVLPAIVSTMLGGFYIVVDGFFVGNSMGDIGLTAINLVYPIGTLLMAVAIMLGMGGSVIMSTYLGEGNIEGFNRAKVNTFISLILASIILTIVLLLLKNSLIYLLGARDEVFKQADSYITTIILGGSFQIISFGSMPIIRNSGKTIHAMSFMGVGLITNIILDYLFLMVFRLEMFGAALATIIAQGLVALIAVYYLFIRKKNRTKIRLSDFDLSMTKRALQIGLSPFGLVMAPSLIVIFNNLQCIKYGGYLGTTAYSVMNYIYGSILHLFEGVAEGCQPMISYFKGACRNDLMRKVFKKGILFDIILGAFLIIIVLIFRNKLGILFGASIETNAIISLGLPIISSGFIFQPIVRLGTAYFYSSGESIYSTLLTYIDPFLVSPLCILILPLFLKLNGVWFAVPASQLILAILFLFIFYNTNLKNDNLVSKAVYQNE
- a CDS encoding histidine phosphatase family protein, coding for MKILFIRHGQTQLNAEGRWLGSTDAPLSEAGKEVLINKKNIIEKYKPVQKLYCSPMKRCLETADIYFNDMDKKVIDDLRERCFGDFEGKNHDELKNNPYYKEFFRTNWKSNVPNGETSENFFNRTENAYFYIIEDMKKNNLDYTAIVTHGGVIMSIFSRYDNQKLNFYDYLLQNGSGYYAEIDDKNNINIIEKL